One Cupriavidus taiwanensis DNA window includes the following coding sequences:
- the narI gene encoding respiratory nitrate reductase subunit gamma, with product MATLHQFLFGIYPYIALAIFLFGSLARFEREQYTWKSDSSQVLYRGNLRTGNILFHVGILGLFFGHLVGLLTPVAVWDALGVSHGFKQGVAMAAGGVMGTMCLAGLLILLHRRLTNARVSAVTRTGDKVLLLWLLVTLLLGLSTIFESAGHMDGHMMVQLMNWAQHIVTLRGDAAGFIADAPLLFKAHLFMGMTLFVIFPFTRLVHVWSGFASLGYLGRAWQLVRSR from the coding sequence ATGGCAACCCTCCACCAATTCCTCTTCGGCATCTACCCGTACATCGCGCTCGCCATCTTCCTGTTCGGCAGCCTGGCCCGCTTCGAGCGCGAGCAATACACCTGGAAGAGCGACAGCTCGCAGGTGCTGTACCGCGGCAACCTGCGCACGGGCAACATCCTGTTCCATGTCGGCATCCTCGGCCTGTTCTTCGGCCACCTGGTGGGCCTGCTGACGCCGGTGGCGGTGTGGGACGCGCTGGGGGTCTCGCACGGCTTCAAGCAGGGCGTCGCGATGGCCGCCGGCGGCGTGATGGGCACCATGTGCCTGGCCGGGCTGCTGATCCTGCTGCACCGCCGCCTGACCAACGCCCGCGTGTCCGCCGTGACCCGCACCGGCGACAAGGTGCTGCTGCTGTGGCTGCTGGTGACGCTGCTGCTGGGCCTGTCCACCATCTTCGAGTCGGCCGGGCATATGGACGGCCACATGATGGTGCAGCTGATGAACTGGGCCCAGCACATCGTCACGCTGCGCGGCGACGCCGCCGGCTTTATCGCCGACGCACCGCTGCTGTTCAAGGCTCACCTGTTCATGGGCATGACCCTGTTCGTGATCTTCCCGTTCACGCGGCTGGTGCATGTATGGAGCGGCTTTGCCTCGCTCGGCTACCTGGGCCGCGCCTGGCAACTGGTGCGCAGCCGCTGA
- a CDS encoding peptidylprolyl isomerase produces the protein MPVTVNGVELRDADIERELDHHHDAANPARLATISAILRLLMRAEATRIGLDADAMDDDALAQALLSREAATPVADEASCRRHYDSHPERFRDGEWVEADHILFQVTPRVPLDALREVAAQTLALVRGDPSSFAQHARALSNCPSGANGGRLGRVFRGETAPEFERALFAAQQDGVLPQLLETRYGLHIVRILERCPGTRLPFEAVRGEIARALGAAARDRAWKQYASLLIGRARIEGIELEGADSPLVQ, from the coding sequence ATGCCTGTCACCGTCAACGGCGTGGAACTGCGCGACGCCGATATCGAACGCGAACTGGACCACCATCACGACGCCGCCAACCCGGCGCGGCTGGCCACCATCTCGGCGATCCTGCGGCTGCTGATGCGCGCCGAAGCCACGCGCATCGGCCTGGACGCAGATGCCATGGACGACGACGCGCTGGCGCAGGCGCTGCTGTCGCGCGAGGCCGCCACGCCCGTGGCCGACGAAGCCAGCTGCCGCCGCCACTACGACAGCCACCCCGAGCGCTTCCGCGACGGCGAGTGGGTGGAAGCCGACCACATCCTGTTCCAGGTCACGCCGCGCGTGCCGCTGGACGCGCTGCGCGAGGTCGCGGCGCAGACGCTGGCGCTGGTGCGCGGCGACCCCTCCAGCTTTGCGCAGCATGCCCGCGCGCTGTCCAACTGCCCCAGCGGCGCCAACGGCGGGCGACTCGGCCGCGTGTTCCGCGGCGAAACCGCGCCCGAGTTCGAGCGCGCACTGTTCGCCGCGCAGCAGGACGGCGTGCTGCCGCAGTTGCTTGAGACCCGTTATGGCCTCCATATCGTGCGCATCCTCGAGCGTTGCCCCGGCACGCGGCTGCCGTTCGAGGCGGTGCGCGGCGAGATTGCGCGCGCGCTCGGCGCCGCCGCGCGCGACCGCGCCTGGAAGCAGTACGCCAGCCTGCTGATCGGCCGCGCACGCATCGAAGGCATCGAGCTGGAGGGCGCCGACAGCCCGCTGGTGCAGTAA
- a CDS encoding carbonic anhydrase encodes MHHIEHLLKGFERFQQRYFDDEPGLFDTLRAGQRPPTLLIGCSDSRVDPGLLLGCDPGELFTVRNIGNLVPPCTGRHEGSLHGVSAAIQFAVQQLRVARIIVMGHGGCGGIRALLAQPADAGDDPPDDGQDPDYLGAWVRIAAPARRQVEDTLASASAAQRQRACEQAAILVSLRNLQTFPFVRRALEGGALTLHGWYFDLQAGALLAYSQRADAFLPLVCPLPAATEPVTP; translated from the coding sequence GTGCATCACATCGAACACTTGCTCAAAGGCTTCGAACGCTTCCAGCAACGCTATTTCGACGACGAACCCGGGCTGTTCGACACCCTGCGCGCGGGCCAGCGCCCGCCGACGCTGCTGATCGGCTGCAGCGACTCGCGCGTCGACCCCGGCCTGCTGCTCGGCTGCGATCCGGGCGAGCTGTTTACCGTGCGCAATATCGGCAACCTGGTGCCGCCCTGCACCGGCCGCCACGAAGGCAGCCTGCATGGCGTCTCTGCCGCGATCCAGTTCGCGGTGCAGCAGCTGCGCGTGGCCCGCATCATCGTGATGGGCCACGGCGGCTGCGGCGGCATCCGCGCGCTGCTGGCGCAGCCGGCCGACGCCGGCGACGATCCGCCCGACGACGGCCAGGATCCGGACTACCTCGGCGCCTGGGTGCGCATCGCCGCGCCGGCGCGGCGGCAGGTGGAGGACACCCTCGCTTCGGCCAGCGCCGCGCAGCGCCAGCGCGCCTGCGAGCAGGCGGCGATCCTGGTGTCGCTGCGCAACCTGCAGACCTTCCCGTTCGTGCGGCGCGCGCTGGAAGGCGGCGCGCTGACGCTGCACGGCTGGTATTTCGATCTCCAGGCCGGTGCGCTGCTGGCCTATTCGCAGCGCGCCGATGCCTTCCTGCCGCTGGTATGCCCGTTGCCTGCGGCAACCGAACCCGTCACACCATGA
- the narJ gene encoding nitrate reductase molybdenum cofactor assembly chaperone, with the protein MPLYPILSALLGYPEQELLDALPEIDAALAEWPQARALLAPVTAMFGGETLITLQENYVATFDRNPSHSLHLFEHVHGESRDRGQAMVDLIDEYRRDGFEPAASELPDYVPLFLEFLGALVADDKEARAEHLLGEAIHVLAAIGDRLARNQSPYAGVFAVLRTLTDVQPQPQQEPPVRDMDEALETFGPGADGVEPLLAPQAGPQAVKFYPRGTAPAPLPC; encoded by the coding sequence ATGCCCCTCTATCCCATCCTCAGCGCGCTGCTCGGCTATCCCGAGCAGGAACTGCTCGACGCGCTGCCCGAGATCGATGCCGCGCTGGCCGAATGGCCGCAGGCGCGCGCGCTGCTGGCGCCGGTCACCGCGATGTTTGGCGGCGAGACGCTGATCACGCTGCAGGAAAACTACGTCGCCACCTTCGACCGCAACCCTTCGCACTCGCTGCACCTGTTCGAGCACGTGCACGGCGAAAGCCGCGACCGTGGCCAGGCCATGGTCGACCTGATCGACGAGTACCGGCGCGACGGTTTCGAGCCGGCCGCGTCGGAACTGCCCGACTACGTGCCGCTGTTCCTGGAATTCCTCGGCGCGCTGGTCGCCGACGACAAGGAGGCCCGCGCCGAACACCTGCTGGGCGAGGCCATCCACGTGCTGGCCGCGATCGGCGACCGGCTCGCGCGCAACCAGAGTCCCTACGCCGGCGTATTCGCGGTGCTGCGCACGCTGACCGACGTGCAGCCGCAGCCGCAGCAGGAGCCGCCGGTGCGGGACATGGACGAGGCTCTTGAGACCTTCGGCCCCGGCGCCGATGGCGTGGAACCGCTGCTGGCGCCGCAGGCCGGCCCGCAGGCGGTGAAGTTCTATCCGCGCGGCACGGCGCCGGCGCCATTGCCTTGCTGA
- the narH gene encoding nitrate reductase subunit beta, with product MKIRAQVAMVLNLDKCIGCHTCSVTCKNVWTSRDGVEYAWFNNVETKPGIGYPKEWENQDKWQGGWKRNADGSLEPRQGGKLKILANLFANPNLPAIDEYYEPFTYDYEHLQKAPLSQTPPTARPVSVLTGRKMEKIEWGPNWEDDLGGEFSSRGRDKLFDDVQKEMYSTFENTFMMYLPRLCEHCLNPACVASCPSGSIYKREDDGIVLVDQDKCRGWRMCISGCPYKKIYFNWQSGKAEKCLFCYPRIEAGQPTVCSETCVGRIRYLGVMLYDADRIEQAASVADERDLYQSQLDVFLDPHDPKVQAEALRQGIPQGWLDAARKSPVYKMACEWKVAFPLHPEYRTLPMVWYIPPLSPIQSAAEAGHMGMNGIIPDVKSLRIPVKYLANLLTAGDVMPVLSALDRMLAMRAFKRSQVVDGLQDLAVLKQVGLTPAQVEDMYQTMAIANYEDRFVIPSSHKEMVEDSFNDKASCGFTFGNGCSGGTSDGALFGKKPQGSVHFADMPRSRKKAVA from the coding sequence ATGAAGATCCGCGCCCAGGTGGCCATGGTGCTGAACCTCGACAAGTGCATCGGCTGCCATACCTGCTCCGTGACCTGCAAGAACGTCTGGACCAGCCGCGACGGCGTCGAGTACGCGTGGTTCAACAACGTCGAGACCAAGCCCGGCATCGGCTACCCCAAGGAATGGGAGAACCAGGACAAATGGCAGGGCGGCTGGAAGCGCAACGCCGACGGCTCGCTCGAGCCGCGCCAGGGCGGCAAGCTGAAGATCCTGGCGAACCTGTTCGCCAACCCCAACCTGCCCGCGATCGACGAGTACTACGAGCCCTTCACCTACGACTACGAGCACCTGCAGAAGGCACCGCTGTCGCAGACCCCGCCCACCGCGCGCCCGGTGTCCGTGCTGACCGGGCGCAAGATGGAAAAGATCGAGTGGGGCCCGAACTGGGAAGACGACCTCGGCGGCGAGTTCAGCTCGCGCGGCCGCGACAAGCTCTTCGACGACGTGCAGAAGGAGATGTACTCGACCTTCGAGAACACCTTCATGATGTACCTGCCGCGCCTGTGCGAGCACTGCCTGAACCCCGCCTGCGTGGCGTCGTGCCCGTCGGGCTCGATCTACAAGCGCGAGGACGACGGCATCGTGCTGGTCGACCAGGACAAGTGCCGCGGCTGGCGCATGTGCATCTCGGGCTGCCCGTACAAGAAGATCTATTTCAACTGGCAGAGCGGCAAGGCCGAGAAATGCCTGTTCTGCTATCCGCGCATCGAGGCCGGCCAGCCCACGGTCTGCTCCGAGACCTGCGTCGGCCGCATCCGCTACCTCGGCGTGATGCTGTACGACGCCGACCGCATCGAGCAGGCCGCGTCGGTGGCCGACGAGCGCGACCTGTACCAGTCGCAGCTGGACGTGTTCCTCGATCCGCACGACCCCAAGGTCCAGGCCGAGGCGCTGCGCCAGGGCATTCCGCAAGGCTGGCTCGATGCCGCGCGCAAGTCGCCGGTCTACAAGATGGCGTGCGAATGGAAGGTCGCCTTCCCGCTGCACCCGGAATACCGCACGCTGCCGATGGTCTGGTACATCCCGCCGCTGTCGCCGATCCAGTCGGCCGCGGAAGCCGGCCACATGGGCATGAACGGCATCATCCCCGACGTCAAGAGCCTGCGCATCCCGGTCAAGTACCTGGCCAACCTGCTGACCGCGGGCGACGTGATGCCGGTGCTGTCGGCGCTGGACCGCATGCTGGCGATGCGCGCGTTCAAGCGCTCGCAGGTGGTCGACGGCCTGCAGGACCTGGCCGTGCTGAAGCAGGTCGGCCTGACGCCCGCGCAGGTCGAGGACATGTACCAGACCATGGCCATCGCCAACTACGAGGACCGCTTCGTGATCCCGTCCTCGCACAAGGAGATGGTCGAGGACAGCTTCAACGACAAGGCCAGCTGCGGCTTCACCTTCGGCAACGGCTGCTCGGGCGGCACCTCGGACGGTGCGCTGTTCGGCAAGAAGCCGCAGGGCAGCGTGCATTTCGCGGACATGCCCAGGTCACGCAAGAAGGCCGTGGCATGA